From the Candidatus Binataceae bacterium genome, one window contains:
- a CDS encoding EamA family transporter, whose translation MERYGVAYALGAAALFGASTPAAKLLLRDISPLMLPALLYLGAAILLSAYSFIFPHSSESQIARGDLIPIGGVVLFGGILGPILMFQGLAQLSAVTGSLLL comes from the coding sequence ATGGAACGATACGGCGTCGCGTATGCGCTTGGTGCAGCTGCGTTGTTCGGCGCGAGCACGCCGGCGGCGAAGCTTCTTTTGCGCGATATCTCGCCGCTGATGCTGCCGGCGCTGCTCTATCTTGGTGCGGCGATTTTGCTTTCTGCGTATAGCTTCATCTTCCCGCACTCGAGCGAGTCGCAGATCGCGCGTGGGGATCTGATTCCGATCGGCGGCGTCGTTCTCTTCGGCGGCATCCTCGGCCCAATCCTGATGTTCCAAGGGCTCGCGCAATTATCCGCCGTCACGGGATCGCTGCTGCT